In Lacrimispora indolis DSM 755, a genomic segment contains:
- a CDS encoding FMN-binding protein: MGKKIIIVTILLAIMAGVGFLADYLLSVQRYKDMIANITYVNVNASDVPDGTYIGDYDAGFISAKVEVAVENGMITNITLLEHHNERGKSAEGIVNEIVAKQKIDVDAVSGATNSSIVIKKAVDNALSNVNSYPALD, encoded by the coding sequence TTGGGGAAGAAAATAATTATTGTAACGATCCTGCTAGCTATCATGGCTGGCGTAGGTTTTCTGGCAGACTATCTTCTTTCGGTTCAAAGATACAAAGATATGATTGCCAATATTACTTATGTTAATGTCAATGCCTCCGATGTGCCGGATGGTACGTATATTGGCGATTATGATGCCGGATTTATTTCTGCAAAAGTAGAGGTTGCTGTAGAAAATGGCATGATTACCAACATAACCTTGTTAGAGCATCACAATGAAAGAGGCAAATCTGCGGAGGGCATTGTAAACGAGATCGTGGCCAAACAAAAGATTGATGTGGATGCAGTTTCCGGGGCCACCAATTCAAGCATTGTGATTAAAAAGGCGGTTGACAATGCTCTGTCTAACGTTAATTCGTATCCGGCACTGGATTAA
- a CDS encoding TetR/AcrR family transcriptional regulator codes for MKSEKTKERIVEQTIELIQESNGLTENITIRKIAEKSNVGLGLINHYFGTKEKLIEECVQGIISGVIGAFRPNYTEEEDCVAATKRVAKQVMDFLMDNPEISKVSILGDLKQPEERDNTMGTVYGFGSRLSGGNMQNFHKINSFMITAVMQVAFLRKDILRLTLGIDLNDKVQRDVFIDDLIEKFQ; via the coding sequence ATGAAATCGGAGAAAACCAAAGAAAGAATCGTAGAGCAAACCATAGAGCTGATTCAGGAATCCAATGGTCTGACAGAAAACATCACCATCCGGAAAATTGCTGAAAAATCAAATGTAGGTTTAGGACTGATCAATCACTATTTTGGTACAAAGGAAAAGTTGATTGAGGAATGTGTGCAGGGAATCATCAGCGGGGTGATTGGTGCTTTTCGCCCAAACTATACGGAAGAAGAGGACTGTGTTGCAGCCACCAAGCGGGTTGCCAAACAGGTGATGGATTTTTTAATGGATAATCCGGAAATATCAAAAGTCTCTATTTTGGGGGATTTAAAGCAGCCTGAGGAAAGGGATAACACCATGGGTACTGTTTACGGTTTTGGCAGCCGGCTGTCCGGCGGGAATATGCAAAACTTTCATAAGATCAATTCATTTATGATTACTGCTGTCATGCAGGTAGCATTTTTGCGTAAGGATATCCTGCGCCTGACACTGGGGATTGATCTTAATGACAAGGTACAGCGGGATGTTTTTATTGATGATTTAATTGAGAAGTTTCAATAA
- a CDS encoding collagen-like protein: MSNCRNCNDNFRCDSRSCCAGRSCCEGSGSCLGPTGPTGPTGPQGPTGPTGPGPIGATGPTGPTGPIGLTGATGPIGLTGDTGPTGPTGPTGLTGPIGLTGDPGPIGPTGPIGLTGDPGPTGPIGLTGDTGPIGPTGPTGDTGPIGPTGSTGDTGPTGPTGPTGVTGPTGPIGDTGPTGPIGLTGDTGPTGPTGDTGPTGPIGLTGETGPTGPTGPTGPSGLTGDTGPTGPIGDIGPTGPTGPIGDTGPTGPIGLTGDTGPIGDTGPTGPTGPAGDTGPTGPIGLTGDTGPTGPIGLTGDTGPTGPTGPTGDTGPTGPIGLTGDTGPTGPTGPTGDTGLTGADGVTGPTGPPGQPAQLSGIQVQYIITSTETINDGDLIPFNQLIDSNGTYINFNASTGELILQQPGSYYVNWWAAVGGSPIAITFSLALQVNGVVHSNSSSIINSEQISGSDFLSITTTPAVITLNNVTGNEIFFFELLATANLSIIYLEV, from the coding sequence ATGAGTAATTGTAGAAATTGTAACGATAATTTCCGCTGTGATAGTCGTAGTTGTTGCGCTGGTCGCAGTTGTTGTGAGGGTTCCGGAAGCTGCCTAGGACCAACTGGCCCAACTGGACCGACTGGGCCGCAGGGACCAACAGGGCCAACTGGTCCTGGACCTATTGGAGCAACTGGCCCCACCGGCCCGACTGGTCCCATTGGTCTTACCGGAGCAACTGGCCCCATAGGACTTACCGGTGACACTGGTCCAACCGGTCCCACTGGCCCAACAGGCTTAACAGGCCCTATAGGGCTTACTGGCGACCCTGGTCCAATTGGCCCCACTGGCCCCATCGGACTTACTGGCGACCCTGGTCCAACCGGTCCTATTGGACTTACTGGAGATACTGGCCCAATTGGGCCCACCGGACCTACTGGAGATACTGGCCCAATTGGGCCCACCGGATCTACTGGAGATACTGGCCCAACCGGTCCCACCGGACCTACTGGCGTTACTGGTCCCACCGGACCTATCGGTGACACTGGCCCAACAGGCCCCATAGGGCTTACTGGAGATACTGGCCCCACCGGACCTACTGGAGATACAGGACCTACTGGCCCTATCGGACTTACTGGAGAAACTGGGCCTACTGGACCTACAGGCCCAACCGGCCCCAGCGGACTAACTGGAGATACAGGACCTACTGGACCTATCGGAGATATTGGCCCAACTGGGCCAACCGGACCTATTGGCGATACTGGGCCAACTGGCCCCATCGGACTTACTGGAGACACTGGACCTATCGGAGATACTGGCCCAACTGGGCCAACCGGACCTGCCGGAGACACTGGGCCAACCGGTCCCATCGGACTTACTGGAGATACTGGCCCAACCGGTCCCATCGGACTTACTGGAGATACTGGCCCAACTGGGCCAACCGGACCTACTGGAGATACTGGGCCAACTGGCCCTATTGGGCTAACTGGAGACACTGGCCCAACTGGGCCAACCGGACCTACCGGTGACACCGGCCTAACGGGAGCAGATGGAGTGACCGGTCCGACAGGCCCACCGGGTCAACCTGCCCAACTGTCAGGTATTCAAGTGCAATATATCATTACCTCGACGGAAACGATTAATGACGGCGACCTCATTCCGTTTAACCAGTTAATTGACAGCAATGGCACTTATATTAATTTCAATGCTAGTACAGGAGAGCTCATATTGCAACAACCGGGTAGCTATTACGTTAATTGGTGGGCAGCGGTAGGCGGTTCCCCTATAGCAATCACATTCTCACTTGCTTTACAGGTAAACGGGGTGGTTCACTCAAACTCTTCTTCGATCATTAACAGTGAGCAAATATCCGGTTCAGATTTTCTTAGCATCACAACCACGCCGGCTGTCATTACACTCAACAACGTGACGGGCAACGAAATTTTCTTTTTCGAACTTCTTGCAACCGCAAATCTGAGCATTATTTATCTTGAAGTGTAA
- a CDS encoding transposase yields MARRNFDKVFKIVAVKLFHKDGMSVSEMPKELFIHYSSLYRWISEPEEYE; encoded by the coding sequence ATAGCAAGAAGGAACTTTGATAAAGTATTTAAAATTGTTGCAGTAAAACTTTTTCATAAAGATGGTATGTCTGTTTCAGAAATGCCAAAGGAACTTTTCATTCATTATAGTTCTTTATATCGTTGGATAAGTGAACCTGAAGAATACGAATAA
- a CDS encoding helix-turn-helix domain-containing protein, whose product MEAQTALNILKQAYRLSPFRVNNVIKFVKYPSDKPTSYQTIHGAFIFPLEGEAEIRFDDKCFNAKPGTMVHGCPGCQLTFHVLGDNPFTHINIYYHQISSNLLFFMPIDLPAVLPVLQELADANEQIDIHSILQKQLLSRQVFQNIFFNGEKDNAAEDYHIVKELVDYIEDNYRNALTMEDLANYIGKSKSQLSYLFYKYTQCRPIDFLIDYRINVAAKLLREQGCTVTQAADAVGYADPLHFSRLFKKRTGYAPSQIQRKNGE is encoded by the coding sequence ATGGAGGCTCAAACTGCTCTGAATATACTGAAACAGGCTTATCGGCTTTCCCCGTTCCGTGTGAATAATGTAATAAAGTTTGTGAAATACCCATCGGACAAGCCTACCTCTTACCAAACCATACACGGAGCATTTATCTTTCCCCTTGAGGGAGAAGCAGAGATAAGGTTCGATGATAAATGCTTTAATGCAAAGCCAGGGACAATGGTGCATGGCTGCCCTGGGTGTCAGCTTACTTTTCACGTTTTAGGGGATAATCCGTTTACTCATATCAATATTTATTACCATCAGATAAGCAGTAATTTATTGTTTTTCATGCCCATTGATTTGCCTGCTGTTTTACCGGTTTTGCAAGAACTGGCCGATGCCAATGAACAGATAGATATTCATTCCATTCTTCAAAAGCAATTGCTGTCCCGCCAGGTTTTTCAGAACATTTTCTTCAACGGTGAGAAGGATAATGCTGCCGAAGATTACCATATTGTGAAAGAGCTTGTGGACTATATAGAAGATAACTACAGGAATGCACTGACAATGGAGGATTTGGCAAATTATATCGGGAAAAGCAAATCACAGCTTTCCTATCTTTTTTATAAATACACACAATGCCGGCCCATTGATTTTCTCATAGATTACAGGATTAATGTGGCTGCTAAGCTTCTGCGGGAGCAGGGGTGTACTGTGACCCAGGCTGCGGATGCTGTGGGGTATGCGGATCCGCTTCATTTCAGCCGTTTATTCAAAAAACGCACCGGCTATGCGCCGAGCCAGATACAAAGAAAAAATGGAGAATAA
- a CDS encoding alpha/beta hydrolase, with protein METIHAAGRDLELLVPPGFSSGTSSCPVVYALDADLIFQALEKIPEEKKSYPFLLVGVPPLNRLSQYTPWPAKALHERFADFGGKGEEYLDYLEKVLIPSVNKELFGNVPPAKTALLGHSLGGLFGIYTLYKTDVFDHVVSISGSFWYPEWAEFVKKNAPVNKNVSVFLSSGEDEGKDAHDIKRNAAQATKETYEALLNHLPQGNIEMQWNSYGHHENIPLKLSGALAYLDERFP; from the coding sequence ATGGAAACAATTCATGCAGCAGGGAGAGACTTGGAACTGTTGGTGCCACCCGGCTTTTCTTCCGGAACAAGCAGTTGTCCGGTTGTATATGCGCTGGATGCAGACCTCATTTTCCAGGCACTGGAAAAAATTCCGGAAGAAAAGAAATCATACCCCTTTCTTTTAGTCGGAGTGCCGCCTTTGAACCGGCTGTCCCAGTATACACCCTGGCCTGCCAAAGCGCTTCATGAACGCTTTGCCGATTTCGGAGGCAAGGGAGAGGAATATCTGGATTATTTGGAGAAGGTTCTCATTCCAAGCGTTAATAAGGAACTGTTTGGCAATGTACCTCCTGCCAAGACAGCATTATTGGGACACTCCCTTGGCGGGCTGTTTGGGATATATACTTTGTATAAGACAGATGTTTTTGATCATGTTGTTTCAATTTCGGGTTCCTTCTGGTATCCGGAATGGGCTGAGTTTGTGAAAAAAAATGCTCCGGTCAACAAAAACGTGTCCGTATTTCTTTCTTCAGGAGAAGATGAAGGGAAAGATGCCCATGATATTAAAAGAAATGCTGCACAGGCAACAAAAGAGACTTATGAAGCACTCCTGAATCATTTGCCCCAGGGCAATATAGAAATGCAGTGGAATTCTTATGGTCATCATGAAAATATACCTCTGAAATTATCCGGGGCACTGGCTTACTTGGATGAGAGGTTCCCATAA
- a CDS encoding ABC transporter substrate-binding protein, translating to MKNNRMRKNMAAFTAGTMILGAILSGCSPKGDNSQVTAAPQSTSSPSSEVSQSGSVNTGYPITVETKGSDFVTIGQTYNKAPDRVVTANASSIELLYNLGLSDKIGGTIAIDNAPGEEWKELYDSLDILGDKMTISKEVIAAAQPDVIIGRSATFAEGTFGSIPELNELGINVYAQKASDMSTDVSMKNIIDDVTALGEIFDVQDKANAYAENLTKRFNTVSEKVAASAGDKTFRVLVMATYKEGTFVVFGANAKLQNGMLSALNCVNVMDKGGSNLTLENLVEANPDVIIYITADRNAENDAKAVESIKNEEVLASIPAVVNNRIIEIPYDAFMDYGVRNFDTLEELSDFLYN from the coding sequence ATGAAAAATAACAGGATGAGAAAGAACATGGCGGCTTTTACAGCAGGTACTATGATTTTAGGAGCAATTTTAAGCGGATGCAGTCCAAAGGGGGATAACTCTCAGGTTACTGCTGCCCCACAAAGTACGTCCTCCCCTTCGTCAGAAGTTTCACAAAGCGGTAGCGTGAATACCGGGTATCCGATTACGGTAGAAACAAAAGGCAGTGACTTTGTCACCATAGGGCAGACATATAACAAGGCTCCGGACAGAGTTGTTACAGCCAATGCATCATCCATAGAACTGCTTTACAACTTAGGTCTTTCAGACAAGATTGGGGGCACAATAGCCATTGACAATGCACCGGGAGAGGAGTGGAAAGAACTGTATGATTCACTGGACATTCTGGGTGATAAGATGACCATCAGCAAAGAGGTAATTGCGGCAGCCCAGCCGGATGTTATTATCGGACGCAGCGCAACGTTTGCAGAGGGTACCTTTGGCTCCATTCCGGAACTAAATGAGCTGGGGATCAACGTTTATGCACAAAAAGCAAGTGATATGAGCACGGATGTTTCCATGAAGAATATTATTGATGACGTAACTGCCCTGGGTGAAATTTTTGATGTTCAGGATAAAGCAAATGCATATGCCGAAAACCTGACAAAGCGTTTCAACACAGTTTCAGAAAAGGTTGCGGCTTCAGCTGGAGACAAAACGTTTCGTGTGTTGGTTATGGCAACTTATAAGGAAGGAACATTTGTGGTTTTCGGTGCAAATGCGAAACTGCAAAATGGAATGCTTTCCGCATTAAATTGTGTAAATGTCATGGATAAGGGCGGTTCCAATCTAACATTGGAAAACCTTGTAGAAGCAAATCCAGATGTTATTATTTATATTACCGCGGACCGCAATGCGGAAAATGATGCAAAGGCTGTAGAAAGTATAAAAAATGAAGAAGTACTGGCATCAATACCGGCTGTCGTAAATAACAGGATCATTGAAATACCCTATGATGCTTTTATGGACTATGGTGTGCGTAACTTCGATACGTTGGAAGAACTTTCAGACTTCCTCTATAACTAA
- a CDS encoding ABC transporter ATP-binding protein, translated as MDVTVRDLKVHLAANEILKGVSLEVKNGKFIGVLGPNGSGKSTLLKTVYRMQKASDGVVMLDDKPLQSYKPKALAREMAVVGQFNNINFDLTVEEIVMLGRSPHLGALEREKQKDRDLVADSLAKVGMESYAKRSFATLSGGEKQRIVLARALAQQPSLLILDEPTNHLDITYQLQILSIIKNLGINVLAALHDLSLAAQYCDAIYILNKGMIDSYGSPKEIIDREMVRRIYGVDCKITEDSQAGMAISYFPLV; from the coding sequence ATGGATGTTACTGTACGGGACTTAAAAGTTCATTTAGCGGCAAATGAGATTTTAAAAGGAGTATCCCTGGAGGTTAAAAATGGAAAATTTATTGGTGTTTTAGGGCCTAACGGCAGTGGGAAATCCACGCTGCTTAAAACGGTATACCGTATGCAAAAGGCATCTGACGGTGTGGTAATGCTGGATGATAAGCCATTGCAAAGCTACAAGCCAAAAGCATTGGCCCGGGAAATGGCAGTCGTAGGGCAGTTCAACAATATAAATTTTGATTTAACGGTTGAAGAAATTGTTATGCTGGGGCGTTCCCCTCACCTGGGTGCCTTGGAAAGGGAGAAGCAGAAGGACCGGGATCTTGTGGCGGATTCTTTAGCAAAGGTAGGTATGGAAAGCTATGCAAAACGAAGTTTTGCCACCTTGTCAGGAGGAGAAAAGCAGCGGATTGTTTTGGCGCGGGCGCTGGCACAGCAGCCGTCCCTTCTTATTTTGGACGAGCCCACAAATCACCTGGATATTACATATCAGCTGCAGATTTTAAGTATTATCAAAAATTTAGGTATTAACGTTTTGGCAGCCCTTCATGATTTATCTTTGGCAGCACAATATTGCGATGCCATTTACATTTTGAACAAAGGGATGATTGATTCCTATGGATCACCCAAAGAGATTATTGACCGCGAAATGGTACGCCGGATTTATGGGGTGGATTGTAAGATAACAGAGGACAGTCAGGCAGGAATGGCAATCAGCTATTTTCCGCTTGTGTAA
- a CDS encoding FecCD family ABC transporter permease: MKKVKFSSVNNKKSFPFRLVVALLCAALILSVFLALGLGAVHISLTDTYAIIMNRLFGIERQGTGEILKSANASIIWKIRFPRVLLGVAAGAGLALCGSVMQATVQNPLAEPYILGISSGASLGATIAVFIGTAIPFIGSISSVSLLAFLGAVGATGAVLFLASVGGQATSGKLILSGTIINAICTSFSNFIISVAGDGNGMLSIKFWTMGSLTRGSWNNLILPSCVVAASCMFFLSQYRTLNTMLLGDEAASTLGVNLSFYRKLYMAAAALLTGVLVSACGVIGFVGLMIPHIARAVVGADHRRLLPVTVLLGGIFLVWADALARVVIPNGELAIGIVTSMIGAPFFAYILIKRHYRFG, encoded by the coding sequence TTGAAAAAGGTAAAATTCAGTTCCGTAAATAATAAAAAGTCATTTCCTTTCAGGCTGGTTGTTGCTCTTTTATGTGCCGCCCTCATTCTGTCAGTATTTTTGGCTCTTGGGCTTGGTGCGGTACACATATCCCTTACTGATACATATGCCATCATTATGAACCGCCTGTTTGGTATAGAAAGGCAGGGAACAGGTGAAATTTTAAAGAGCGCCAATGCTTCCATCATATGGAAAATCCGCTTTCCCAGAGTTTTGCTTGGTGTTGCCGCAGGTGCCGGTCTTGCACTGTGTGGATCAGTCATGCAGGCAACAGTACAAAATCCTCTGGCAGAGCCGTATATTCTGGGGATATCTTCCGGAGCGTCGCTGGGAGCTACGATTGCGGTTTTTATCGGTACCGCGATTCCGTTCATCGGCAGCATATCTTCGGTATCCCTGCTGGCTTTTTTGGGAGCAGTGGGAGCTACCGGTGCGGTTTTATTCCTGGCCTCTGTGGGCGGACAGGCCACATCAGGCAAGCTGATTCTTTCCGGAACTATTATTAATGCCATATGCACCTCTTTTTCAAATTTTATTATTTCAGTAGCCGGCGATGGAAACGGTATGTTAAGCATAAAATTCTGGACAATGGGATCCCTGACCCGGGGAAGCTGGAATAACCTTATTTTGCCCAGCTGCGTTGTGGCTGCCAGCTGCATGTTTTTTCTCAGCCAGTACCGGACTTTAAATACCATGCTGCTCGGTGATGAGGCGGCATCTACCTTGGGCGTAAATCTCAGCTTTTACAGAAAGCTGTATATGGCAGCGGCGGCTCTTTTAACCGGCGTATTGGTCTCTGCCTGTGGTGTGATCGGCTTTGTGGGGCTTATGATTCCGCATATTGCAAGAGCTGTAGTGGGAGCGGACCATCGCCGCCTGCTGCCTGTTACGGTTTTGCTGGGCGGAATATTTCTGGTTTGGGCGGATGCGCTGGCAAGAGTTGTAATACCCAATGGGGAGCTTGCCATTGGAATTGTAACATCTATGATTGGCGCACCGTTTTTTGCCTATATTTTAATAAAACGGCATTACCGTTTTGGTTAG